Proteins found in one Quercus robur chromosome 2, dhQueRobu3.1, whole genome shotgun sequence genomic segment:
- the LOC126713497 gene encoding uncharacterized protein LOC126713497 isoform X3 yields MTKFMRINGRTNSFVANHLSESLQCLASTLRRWRSGQPSESWEAHKAAIQALIKLPSGELVTGSSDTTLKLWRGSKCTHTFVGHTG; encoded by the exons ATGACGAAGTTTATGCGGATCAATGGCAGAACCAACTCCTTTGTAGCAAATCATTTATCCGAGTCTCTACAATGCTTGGCTAG CACATTAAGACGTTGGAGAAGTGGCCAACCTTCAGAATCCTGGGAGGCTCATAAGGCAGCAATCCAAGCACTCATAAAGCTGCCTTCAGGCGAGCTTGTTACAG GTTCAAGTGATACAACTTTAAAACTTTGGAGAGGAAGCAAAtgtacacatacttttgttgGGCATACAg GCTGA
- the LOC126713497 gene encoding uncharacterized protein LOC126713497 isoform X2 has protein sequence MTKFMRINGRTNSFVANHLSESLQCLASTLRRWRSGQPSESWEAHKAAIQALIKLPSGELVTGSSDTTLKLWRGSKCTHTFVGHTDQI, from the exons ATGACGAAGTTTATGCGGATCAATGGCAGAACCAACTCCTTTGTAGCAAATCATTTATCCGAGTCTCTACAATGCTTGGCTAG CACATTAAGACGTTGGAGAAGTGGCCAACCTTCAGAATCCTGGGAGGCTCATAAGGCAGCAATCCAAGCACTCATAAAGCTGCCTTCAGGCGAGCTTGTTACAG GTTCAAGTGATACAACTTTAAAACTTTGGAGAGGAAGCAAAtgtacacatacttttgttgGGCATACAg ATCAAATATAG
- the LOC126713497 gene encoding uncharacterized protein LOC126713497 isoform X1: MTKFMRINGRTNSFVANHLSESLQCLASTLRRWRSGQPSESWEAHKAAIQALIKLPSGELVTGSSDTTLKLWRGSKCTHTFVGHTVGKECLHF; the protein is encoded by the exons ATGACGAAGTTTATGCGGATCAATGGCAGAACCAACTCCTTTGTAGCAAATCATTTATCCGAGTCTCTACAATGCTTGGCTAG CACATTAAGACGTTGGAGAAGTGGCCAACCTTCAGAATCCTGGGAGGCTCATAAGGCAGCAATCCAAGCACTCATAAAGCTGCCTTCAGGCGAGCTTGTTACAG GTTCAAGTGATACAACTTTAAAACTTTGGAGAGGAAGCAAAtgtacacatacttttgttgGGCATACAg TGGGAAAGGAATGCTTGCACTTTTGA
- the LOC126713492 gene encoding serine/threonine-protein phosphatase 7 long form homolog, which translates to MQALDRVRPGPDVDTQLAQQPNHRSSPLWRCAADEEAPGMIKVRRRKCVLPQGGLDPRIMQHIDAAGLTGLFKVPDMEVDHALITALVERWRPETHTFHLPHGEMGITLQDMEVMLGLPVDGLPVTGKTDYKWSELCEQLLGHKPPPPIPNSNKSTLAGARIRYTWLDAQFAAPLVVDAADEVVQQYARYHLLVRMGALLFMDRSADRVSLLPLQLLNPVSNARRYSWGSAALAWLYRQLCGASKKDAMQIGGALLLVQLWAYSRFPQLCPVVRPPLPPVHSGPLAIRWSGPKCTAEHATHVLAAYRASLATVRAEQIVWEPYTHTLGSLPAYCTAGQHIWRAEVPLIFFWIVEWHHPERVLRQFGMKQPVPSVVDTSTTLHKISLQGKWEKNWEVEHDPFIRQWANRVNVVRGSDLLDDDDTYLVEYMMWYNRHTRRYITPESAYWELMVRTMIRSIPRCDEGSDMHTDLTFTLELVEELGRLKLANALAEAVDIDRQAPVRGGQRGGSRGGGHRGGGQAGRSRTTESAPIYEEGNEEGVEEAWLGTDWVLSDDDGRTPRCTPGDGAGPSHSVDHQGTVPAHTTSHGASTDFEGPPRMSPPVFSGSAHDGGCIFVPTPGMPTPPLVQVDPTMSAPSQTAHGEAVQIEQIPAEDIEPVEALRRSRRPRAHAPDCGTGDGKIRPVRAYGRKRKDH; encoded by the exons ATGCAGGCACTAGATAGAGTGCGGCCTGGACCCGATGTGGATACCCAGTTGGCCCAGCAGCCGAATCATCGGTCAAGTCCACTTTGGAGGTGCGCCGCTGACGAG GAGGCGCCTGGCATGATAAAGGTTCGACGCCGTAAATGTGTATTGCCACAGGGTGGGTTAGATCCACGTATCATGCAACACATAGATGCAGCAGGGTTGACTGGTTTATTCAAGGTTCCTGATATGGAGGTCGACCACGCCTTGATCACGGCGTTGGTTGAGCGGTGGCGTCCGGAGACGCACACGTTCCACTTACCCCATGGAGAAATGGGTATCACCTTGCAAGATATGGAGGTGATGCTGGGGCTTCCGGTGGATGGGTTGCCTGTCACTGGGAAGACAGACTACAAATGGAGTGAGCTGTGCGAACAGTTGTTGGGCCATAAACCTCCACCCCCGATACCAAACTCAAACAAGTCTACCCTTGCTGGGGCGAGGATAAGATACACCTGGCTTGATGCACAGTTTGCCGCTCCCTTAGTTGTGGACGCTGCTGACGAAGTCGTGCAGCAATATGCCCGCTACCACCTACTTGTACGGATGGGGGCCCTCTTGTTCATGGACAGGTCTGCGGACCGGGTCTCACTGCTGCCTCTGCAGTTGCTCAACCCAGTCAGCAATGCGAGACGGTATAGCTGGGGTAGTGCAGCATTGGCCTGGCTGTATAGGCAACTTTGTGGTGCATCGAAGAAGGATGCGATGCAGATTGGAGGAGCACTCTTGTTGGTGCAGCTATGGGCCTATTCAAGGTTCCCACAATTATGCCCTGTTGTGAGGCCGCCTCTACCGCCAGTGCACTCAGGGCCCCTTGCCATTAG GTGGAGCGGGCCAAAATGCACCGCAGAGCATGCCACACACGTCCTTGCTGCGTACCGGGCGTCACTGGCTACAGTACGGGCCGAGCAG ATTGTATGGGAGCCGTACACGCATACGCTAGGCTCCCTACCTGCGTATTGCACTGCTGGGCAGCATATTTGGAGGGCCGAGGTGCCGTTGATATTCTTTTGGATAGTGGAGTGGCATCATCCTGAGCGAGTCCTCCGTCAGTTTGGGATGAAGCAACCAGTTCCAAGTGTCGTGGATACGTCGACTACCCTTCACAAGATATCCCTTCAGGGTAAATGGGAGAAGAACTGGGAGGTAGAACATGATCCCTTTATTCGGCAATGGGCCAACCGAGTGAATGTAGTTCGCGGGTCCGATCTCCTAGACGATGATGATACGTATCTCGTTGAGTACATGATGTGGTACAATCGCCACACAAGGCGGTACATAACACCAGAGTCTGCGTATTGGGAACTCATG GTTCGGACGATGATTAGGTCTATACCGAGGTGCGATGAAGGTTCTGACATGCACACTGACCTTACATTTACACTAGAGCTTGTGGAGGAGCTAGGCCGACTTAAATTGGCGAATGCGCTTGCAGAAGCAGTTGACATTGATAGACAGGCCCCAGTTCGTGGCGGGCAACGTGGTGGGTCTCGTGGGGGTGGACATCGTGGAGGTGGTCAAGCTGGTCGCAGCCGTACGACCGAGTCGGCTCCCATCTACGAGGAAGGGAATGAGGAGGGTGTAGAAGAGGCATGGCTTGGCACTGATTGGGTACTGTCTGATGACGACGGCAGGACACCGCGATGCACGCCTGGCGATGGTGCTGGGCCATCCCATAGCGTCGATCATCAGGGCACTGTTCCAGCCCACACTACATCCCATGGTGCTAGCACGGACTTTGAGGGCCCTCCTCGTATGTCGCCCCCAGTTTTCAGTGGATCTGCCCATGATGGTGGATGCATATTTGTCCCCACACCAGGCATGCCCACCCCACCTCTAGTGCAAGTGGACCCCACCATGTCAGCTCCATCTCAAACCGCCCACGGAGAGGCTGTACAGATTGAGCAGATACCGGCTGAGGACATTGAGCCGGTGGAGGCTTTGCGGAGATCGCGACGCCCGCGTGCGCATGCTCCCGATTGCGGGACCGGTGATG GTAAGATTAGACCTGTCAGGGCATATGGGCGGAAACGAAAAGATCATTAA